The Streptomyces armeniacus genomic interval AGGCGTCGAGGAGCTTCTGCAGCAGCTCGTGGGACGCGGCCGCCTTCACCGCCAGCACCAGGCGGTGGGGAGAGCCGCCCGGACGGTCGGCGCCGCCCGCGCGACGCGTACGGCGGGCGGCGGCGGTGGCCGCGTCGAGTGCCGCGCGGCCCTCGTGCAGCAGGACCTCTCCGGCGCCGGTCAGGGAGACGCCGCGGCGGTTGCGCGTCAGCAGGGTGACGCCGAGGCGGCGTTCGAGCTGCTGAATCGCCCGGGACAGCGGCGGCTGCGCCATGCCGACGCGCTCGGCGGCGCGGCCGAAGTGCAGTTCCTCGGCAACGGCCAGGAAGTACCTCAACTCGCGGGTCTCCAAGGCGTCCATGGCCGCCAGCGTACCCCGGTGATACCTGCCGGGTATCACAGCGCACCGTATCGGTGTTGGCCGCGCCGCTCACCCGCGAGTGAGCATCACGGCATGAGCGAAACGAAGACCGCGCTGGTGACCGGCGCGAACAAGGGAATCGGATACGAGATCGCCACCGGGCTCGGCGCCCTCGGCTACCGCGTCGGGGTGGGAGCCCGCGACGGGGCCCGGCGCGAGGCCGCGGTGGAGAAGCTGCGCGCGGCCGGGGCGGACGCGTTCGGGGTGCCGCTGGACGTGACCGGCGACCGGAGCGTCACCGCCGCCGCGGAACTGGTCGAACGGCGGTCCGGGCGCCTGGACGTCCTGGTGAACAACGCAGGCGTCTCGGGAGAGACGGGGCCCGGGTGGGCCCAGGACCCGACCACACTCGACCTCGACGTGGTCCGCGCGGTCGTGGAGACCAACGTCATCGGGGTCATCCGGGTGACCAACGCGATGCTGCCGCTGCTGCGGCGCTCGGCGTCGCCACGCATCGTCAACGTCTCCAGCTCCGTCGCCTCCCTGACCCGGCAGTCGGACCCGGACACCGAGGTCGGCCCGGTCATGGCGGCGTACGCGCCGTCGAAGTCGTTCCTCAACGCCGTCACTGTGCAGTACGCGCGGCAGTTGGCCGGTACGGGCATCCTGGTCAACGCCGCCTGCCCGGGCCTGGTCGCGACCGACTTCACCGGCTTCCAGGGCCCCCGCACACCTGAGCAGGGCGCGGCCACGGCGCTCCGCCTCGCGACGCTGCCGGACGACGGCCCGACGGGTTCGTTCTTCGAGGACGGCGGCGCCATCCCCTGGTGACCCCCGCCAACTCCCCGTCCGAGGACGAGAGAGCAACCACATCAAGCCCGTCCGGCGATTGAGGACGAACCGAGGCGGCCACAAGCCGCAAGTGGCCCGGCAGCCCGCGGCACGACGCACCCACGCGGTGCCCGAGGGCCGTCCTCAAACGCCGGACGGGCTGGACAGGACTCGGCTCGGCCCGGTCCGGAACGAACGGGCCCGACGCCGCAAGGTCAAGAACGCCGCAAGGTCAGGAACAAGGCCCCGTCGAGCCGCGCCGCACCAGCTCCGGTTCGAGCGTGTGCGTCCGCGCCCGCCCCCGCTCGCCGGAGATCCGCTCCAGCAGCAGCGCGGCGGCCCGGCTGCCCATCTCGTAGACGGGCTGCCGTACGGCGCTCAGCCCCGGCTCCACGATCCGCATCCAGGTCAGGTCGTCGAACGAGACGACGGAGCAGTCCTCGGGCACCGCGCACCCGCGGCGCTGGAGTTCCTGCCAGACGGCCTCGGCGACCACGTTGTTCGCCGCGAAGACCGCCGTGATGCCCGGGTTGGCGTCCAGGAAGGCGGCGACGTCGCCCTGCGGGTCGGCCGGGCGCAGCCCGAGGTCCAGAACCAGGCGCCGGGACAGCGGCACCCCGGCCTCCCGGTGAGCCGCACGGTATCCCTTGAGGCGGCCCATGCCCGTGTCCCACATGGTCTCGTCGAGTACGACCGCGATGCGCCGGTGGCCGAGCTCCAGCAGGTGCGACACGGCCTCGCGCGCGCCGCGTTCGCTGTCGATGGTCACCGCGTCGCAGCCCCGTACGCCGGACCGCCGGTCGACCTCGACGACCGGCGTGCCGTGCTCGACCAGCAGGCCGGTCGCGCTCCGCCCCACCGGGGCGAGCAGCACGCCCGCGGCGCGCATGGACAGGAAGGCGCGCGCGCCCTCCAGCGCCTGCTTGTCGCTGCCGTGGTCGTCGACCAGCACCATCTGGTGGCCGGCGGCGGCGAGGGTCTGCTCCACACCGGCGGCGAGCAGGGCGTAGAACTGGTTGCGCAGGTCGGAGACGAGCAGCCCGACGAGCCCGCTGGAGCGGCCCTTGAGGCTGCGCGCGGAGACGTCCGGCACGTAGCCGAGCCGTACGGCGGCGGCCTCGACCTGCTCCTTGACACCCGCGGCGACATAGCCGTGCCCCGCCAGCGCCCGCGAGGCCGTCGACCGGGAGGTCCCGGCCTCCTCCGCCACCTCGCGCAGCGTGACGCGGGGCCGTGCCCGCTTGCCCTTGCCGCCGTGCGCGTCCCTGCCCATCAACCCCGCTCTTTCCTCGGTGACAGCCTCAACGGTGACAGTTCGGCCGGTGCCGGTCTTACGGGTGACATCCGGACCGGTGCCTGTCCGGCCGCCGACGGCGGCTTCACCGCGGGCGGCCCGCGCGCCAGCGGGCCCACTGCTCGCGCAGCGCCGCGTAGTCGCGCTCCTCGAGGGGCTCGCCCGTACGGTCGAGGTGCGTCGCCACGTACAGCGCCGGGATGCCCAGCTCCGTCTTCGCGGCGGCGTAGCCGCGCCACTGCTCGCGATCGGGCGCACACCAGTCGTCGGTGTCGACCGGCAGCTGCGGGCAGGAGGCCGCGGCGACGGCCGCGCGGTACCGCATCTGCGGTACGACGGGCGCGTACGGGTCCGGGTCGTCGAGTCGCAGCATGTCGTTCAGCCGGATCATGTCGGTCACCTCCGCGAAGGCCGGGTGCGGGGTGTGCGTGATGACCAGTGCGTCCGGCTTCGCCCCCTTCGCCGCGTCGTGGATCGTGGCCAACAGATCGTACAGGAGCGCGATGCCCCATGTGCTGCCGCGAGTTGACAGGGAGTAGCCCGAGGGCGTGTCGGCGGTGAAGTCGATTTTGAGGCCGTCGGCGCCGAGCCCGTCCGGGGCGAGCATCCGGGAGACGTTCGCGGCGAGCAGCGCGCGGGCCTCGGGGTTGCCGGGGTCGAGCGTGACGGGTGTGCCGTCGGGCGTACGGACGCACAGCTCGTCGGACACCCCCTCGGTGGCCCAGGCACGCCACCACAGCAGGACCTTCTGACCGCGCTCGTGGCGTGCGGCGATCCACTCCCGCAGGGCGGGCCACTTGTCCTCGTCGGGTTCCCAGGAGCCGTACGAGCGCTGCCACTTGTCGTCGATGACCACGGTGCCGGGGACGAGCCCGTGCGCCTCCAGATGCGCAAGGTGCGCGTCGTACTCGGCGCGGGTGCTCAGCGCGGGCGCGGGGGTGCCGGTGTCACGGGCCCGCGCCATCTGGGCGCCCCAGCCGCAGAACATGGGCTCGGACCACCAGGCGGGGTCTTCCGGGGCCCCGGCCTCGTCCGGCACCCGGGGCGCCCAGCCGTGGCCGGCCAGCCAGGCGCGGTGCGCGCGCAGTCCGGCGTACGGGTCGGGGTGACCGGGCGAGACCAGCACCGCGGGGGTGCGGAAGTCGCCGTCCACGGCGGTATGCCCCTCGTACGCGCAGCGCAGGTGCCAGCCGTGGTCGGAGGGGACGTACTCGAGCTGCGTGAACGTCTGCTCCCGTACGGGCGAGCCGAGCCCGACGGTCCACCAGCGCCGGGCCGCGGCGCCGTCCCCGGCGGGGTCCTCCGGCCCGGCGCCCGCGGGGTCCGCGGTGTCCGCCGGCGACCGCTCGGTGAGGGCGAGACAGAGCGGCGCAGGCGTGAAGAACCAGTGGCCGCGCCCCGGCCGCGCGTCACCGCACGCCCCGATCACCGCGCTCTCGCCCGCGCCGCGCAGCAGCCTGCGCGGCGGCCCGGGGTTGGGCGTGAAGAGGGTGTGCCAGGCGTGGCCGCTGGGCCGCAGCCCGCTGCCGCGGGCGCCGAGCGCGGAGCGGGTGGCGAGCAGCGCCACCGCGTCCAGCCTGCCGTGTCCGCGTACGCGCCAGCTCAGTTCGGGCCCGGCGGCGGTGCAGGCGATACGGGTCTCGGCGTGCTCCCAGGCGGTGCTGCGCCGGTCGACGGTGACGACGGGGACGGCAGCCGCCGTCTCCAGCCGGGGCGTCGCGACGGACAGGGTCTCGTCCGGCACACCGATCTGGTCCAGCGCGCCGGGCAGCTGGAGTTCGACGGGGTGGCCGCCGCCCGCGGGACCGGCGGCGGCGAGGCGGGCGGTGGTGCCGTCGGCCGCCACGGTCAGCCGGTACGCGGGCGCGGTGACCTCGACCGCACCGTCGCCGAGCCGCCGTGCGGTGACGGCGGGCGCCGACGCGCCGCTCATCGGACGACCACGGCGGCACTGCCGCCGGTATCGGTGGACACGGCCGACTCCCGTCTGTAGCAGGTCACTGCATATGGCATCGATCCCAGCTGGGAACGATGCCAGCCTGCCGCAGACCCGTCAAGACCGCCCTTCGCCCAGGCCAGGCCGCGGGTCATGGCTGACACGGCCGTCCCGCGTGCAGACCGTGCGCGGACGAGTGCGAGCGGCACGCCTCCATGCCGCTGACGGCCCCTCAGCGCACGCTCACCAGCGCCTCCGCCTGCTGCCCGAACCGCATGCGCCCCACGGTGAGATCCGCCGCCACGCGGTGCCGCTCCACCGCCGGCGCGTCCGCGGGCACCCGTACGAGGAACGTCGTCACCGTCTCCGCGTGCCCGCCGATCCCGAACCGCGCCGTGTCCGGCTCGACCGCCCATCCGGCCGGTACGGCCAGCCGCACCTCGGCGTTCTCGGGCCCCGGGAACGGGTTGAGCACCTCGACCTCCAGCCGCACCGTGCCGCCGGCCGTGACGGCGCTGCGGTACGGCGCGATGCGCGCGCCGAAGCCCTCGGCGCCGAAGTCGACGTCCCGGGGCAGCACTTCGCGGTGCAGCCGCGCCAGCCGCTCCCCCTCGGTCAGCAGCATGTCCAGATACGCGTCGGTGACCTCTAACGGCTGCCAGTGCCCGCTGATCATCAACTCGGGGCGCAAGTCGCGGTACAGCTCGGCGCTGCGCGTGAAGTCGTCGATGCGGAAGCGGTTGCGGTACTGGTAGTTGAGCAGTTCGGGCCGCAGCCCCGGCTCCCACTCGGTGCTCTGCTGGTCGCCGGTGGCGATGACGCGGCGGCCGTCGGCGGTGAAGGAGTAGGCGGCGGCGTAGAGCGTGTGGCCGGGCAGGTCGTGCACCCCGATCTCGTACTCGCGCCACCGCACGGGCGTGTCCAGCGGCAGTTCGCGGTCGACGGGGATCGGGTCGTACCACAGGCAGGGCAGGTCCCAGTGTGTCGGCGAGTGCAGTACGGGCGCGATGTGCGCGGGCGACCAGACGGAGGTGCCGTGCACCTCGCGGAGCAGGTTGAAGCCGGCGACGTGGTCGTCGTGGTAGTGCGTGGGCAGGGCCACCTCGACGCGGTCGACGCCGTGGTCGCGGCGCAGCGCCTCGACGGACGCGAGCAGCGGGCGGCGCGCGGAGCGGTCCTGTCCGCCGGCCAGGCCGGTGGTCAGGTCGTAGCCGAAGTCGAGGAGCAGCGCGGTGCCGTGGT includes:
- a CDS encoding SDR family oxidoreductase, coding for MSETKTALVTGANKGIGYEIATGLGALGYRVGVGARDGARREAAVEKLRAAGADAFGVPLDVTGDRSVTAAAELVERRSGRLDVLVNNAGVSGETGPGWAQDPTTLDLDVVRAVVETNVIGVIRVTNAMLPLLRRSASPRIVNVSSSVASLTRQSDPDTEVGPVMAAYAPSKSFLNAVTVQYARQLAGTGILVNAACPGLVATDFTGFQGPRTPEQGAATALRLATLPDDGPTGSFFEDGGAIPW
- a CDS encoding LacI family DNA-binding transcriptional regulator yields the protein MGRDAHGGKGKRARPRVTLREVAEEAGTSRSTASRALAGHGYVAAGVKEQVEAAAVRLGYVPDVSARSLKGRSSGLVGLLVSDLRNQFYALLAAGVEQTLAAAGHQMVLVDDHGSDKQALEGARAFLSMRAAGVLLAPVGRSATGLLVEHGTPVVEVDRRSGVRGCDAVTIDSERGAREAVSHLLELGHRRIAVVLDETMWDTGMGRLKGYRAAHREAGVPLSRRLVLDLGLRPADPQGDVAAFLDANPGITAVFAANNVVAEAVWQELQRRGCAVPEDCSVVSFDDLTWMRIVEPGLSAVRQPVYEMGSRAAALLLERISGERGRARTHTLEPELVRRGSTGPCS
- a CDS encoding MBL fold metallo-hydrolase, whose amino-acid sequence is MLIGSDVFLFRDTCNVYVLRAGRQAVLIDFGSGDVLDHLADYEVDEVTDVLVTHHHRDQVQGLARAAAAGIRIWVPPVEHDLIAEVDEHWRTRRFDNDYDVRQDRYSLLEQVPVTGTVAEYRTRRHGPLDVYTLPTPGHTVGSVSYLVEHGGRRLAFVGDLVHGEGRLWSLAATQWAYTGFHDLAGREGVAATVLSCMQLLAHEHRPELLLPSHGEPVTDPPRAVDRLRTHLQELIDSRRREPWDPERMLHRPWREVTPHLLRNTTSMANSYALLSDHGTALLLDFGYDLTTGLAGGQDRSARRPLLASVEALRRDHGVDRVEVALPTHYHDDHVAGFNLLREVHGTSVWSPAHIAPVLHSPTHWDLPCLWYDPIPVDRELPLDTPVRWREYEIGVHDLPGHTLYAAAYSFTADGRRVIATGDQQSTEWEPGLRPELLNYQYRNRFRIDDFTRSAELYRDLRPELMISGHWQPLEVTDAYLDMLLTEGERLARLHREVLPRDVDFGAEGFGARIAPYRSAVTAGGTVRLEVEVLNPFPGPENAEVRLAVPAGWAVEPDTARFGIGGHAETVTTFLVRVPADAPAVERHRVAADLTVGRMRFGQQAEALVSVR